The DNA window GTCCGGGCCAGCGGTACTGGTCCGTTGCTTCGAGCTACAGGGGCCTGGGCAACTACGAACATGAACGTCCTCCTTGACGCAGGGATAGCTTTCACTGAACGGCGAGACAACGCTTCGATCTCTCTGAAAAGAATGGCGTTTTAGAGGAATTTCCTCTCACTGCCGATTATTGTCAAGGCGGTAAAATTTACCGTAATGCATACGTCAGAATCGGTTGAGTGGCGTTTAATTGCAATATCGAGCCCTGCGGTCGCCTAACCGGTGAAAACAGTGACAATCGGGCCGTTTTCGGTCCAGATGAGTTACTTACCAAACTTTATCGCTGTCATCTTCCAGGAACCGTTGTAATGATCGCCGCACCCAGGAAAACGGTCCGATGCAATGAAATCATTGCATTGCCGACCGTAAAATTTACCGGGCAAAAGGTGTAAGCCGACGCCTGAACTTAACCTATGATTTGGCGATCCAGGGATCGGGCGTTGGCGGAAAGCCCAGGCGGCTTTTCGGTACGCTACATGCATAGCGTCTGCCCGAGGTACACGCCCACCAGACCTGGCAGCTGAACTCGCCGAGCCAACTCGGCTTCAAGCCGATCCGGGTTAAAGCTAAAGCAGAAACGGACGGCTGCGGATGGGTCTGGATCGACTAAAAAATGGCAAGTTTCAGGAGGAATAATGTCAGTTAACCTATTGGATTCGAAAGGAACTCCGCTCGACAAGCAGAAATTCACGTGGCGAGAGCTGGTCCAGGACCCTATCAGCAAGCTGGACGACGATGCCTTTACCCGGGTACGGGTGATACTGGCAAACGGGCTTGAACAGCAGGCCAACCGTTTCCAACACATGTGCTCACAGATGAACAAGGAACTGCGTCAGCCGCTGGCTCAGGTCCGCCGTCAGGAGCACCACCAACAGACAATGATCAACTGGCTGCTGTCCTCCGACCACTCACCCATCGAGACAACGATCGGCTATGAACAGGTGGCCATCGAAGTCACTGCAGCGGTAGCTCAGCGCGAACCGGATCCTTACCTTGCACAGGTATACAGGTTCGGTCTGCTGGAAGATTTTGACCACATGTACCGGTACTCCGCCCTGCTTGACCGGGTCGAAGGCAAGGATGCCAACAACATCCTGCAGAGCTATACGGATATCGTGCCAGGCCGGGCAACAATGGATGAACACCGTCATCCCCATGACGACCTGCGCGACCACTACGACAGGAAAACAGCGGCACCGATTTCCAAGATGCATGCTCTGACCATCATGTCCGGTGAGTATCAGACGCGGGACTACTACATGAATATCGGTCCGACTTTCTCTGACCCCGTAGCGCGCCAGCTCTACGCAGAAATCGCATCAATCGAAGAGCAGCACGTAACCCAGTATGGCTCGATTATCGACCCCAACGAAACGATGCTGGAAAAATGGCTGCTTTATGAAGCAAACGAGGCTTATAACTACTACAGCTTCGTCCAGAGCGAGACCAACCCCCGCATTAAAGCCATATGGGAGCGGTTCCTCGACTACGAGCTGGGCCATCTTGATCTGGTAAAAAACCTGTTCAAAAAGTACGAGAACCGCGATCCCGCCGAGATTCTACCGGAGCGACTGCCGGATCCAATTCCCTTCGAGAGCCAGCGCGATTTCGTGCGCAAGACCCTGGAAGAGGAAATTAATCTCAGAGCCAATGGTCCGAACTTTGTCGATAAGGCCGATGAGAACCATGCTTCTCTGGATTACCGCCAGCATATGAATTCCGAAGGTTCGCCTACTGAAGCGGTTGCGGCTGGCTACAAGTGGGAACCGGGTACCGAGCTCGCGCGAAAGCCCTCAAGCGTCTAAGCCCCACGTTCCGATCACGAGGAAGACACCGCAAGGAGCATATTTATGGAAAACACGGATCATTTGGGCATGAACAAGACGGGCGTAGACATGGCGCCACGTCTAACCAAAGCCATGCTTAAAGGCAATGACCTGTTCAGCGTCGGGCCGGTAAGTGCTGCTGACATGGCCGCTATCCGGAATAGCTATATAAGCCTTAACACACCTGTGGGTTCTGTGCCGGTACCCGGAACGTTCAAAGGCGTGCTCACTTCGGGCAAGGAAAAGCTGACAGGCCACAGCCCGGAGATTCTGATCAACAAACTTGGGGAACGTCTCGCGTTCGAACGAACGGGAGTAAGGCTCTATGACGCGCTCATCATGAAGTGTGAGGCTGATCAGAGCAGCCCGGGCGGGAAGATCATTTCTGTTTCATTGCTGAAGCAGTTCCGCGATGAAGAAGCAGAGCACTTTCTGATGGTCAAGGAGGTCATGGACTCTATCGGTGCAGACCCCACGGCCCAGACCCCGGATGCGGATGCCGCTGCTCTCTCGTCACTCGGCATTACCAAGGTTCTGACCGAACCTCGTACCTCTCTCAGTCAGTGCCTCGAGGCCATACTGACCGCTGAAATGACCGATAATGGCGCCTGGGAGCTTCTGGTTGAGCTTTGCGAAGAGATGGGGCTGACGGATACAGCGTCGGAGTTCAGACGCGCCGTCGCACAGGAAGAGATTCACCTGAAGCAGATCAAGGCATGGCTGAGAGAACTGACGCTGGGTGAAGCGGGGGTTTAGGCGCAACGCTGCTCCAGTAGGCAAAACCACGGCAGCGCCTGCGATTGCAGGCGCTGTCCTTTAAAGCTGCTGCCTACTGCTTTACGACCTTACGATTGATTGCTCATCTACCCTATCCATCAGCCCTATCCATCAGCCCTAGCCATCTGCCCTACTGGACGGCCTCTCGCATCGTAACGAACTCTTCTGCGGAAGTCGGGTGTATACCAACCGTACTGTCGAAGATTGCTTTTGTGGCCCCGGCCTTCAGTGCAACCGCGATGCCCTGGATGATTTCACCGGCATCGGGACCGACCATGTGGGCACCGACCACCCTGTCACTGTCGTCGTCGACAATCAGCTTCATCATGGTTCGCTCATCCCTGCCCGACAGTGTGTGCTTCATAGGGCGAAACTGGGTGCGATAGATACGCAGTTCACCATACGCCTCCCTCGCCTCGTCCTCAGTCATACCGACAGTGCCGATGTTAGGGTGGCAAAACACCGCAGTAGGAATATATTCGTAATCCATTACGCCGCTACCGCTGTCAAAGAGGTTGCGCGCCAACACCATGGCCTGGTTTATTGCTACAGGGGTTAGCTGCGGAGTGCCAATGACGTCCCCCAGCGCATAAATGGTCGGGACACTTGTCTGGAACGCGTTGTCGACCTGAATCGCGCCGTTCTCTGCCGTGGCGACGCCGACTGCTTCAAGCCCGAGACCTTCGGTCAAGGGGCGACGTCCGGTCGCAGCCATAATCAGGCCGGTTTCGAGTGTCTCGCCATCGCTCAGTTGAACCACGTACCCGCCGGCATCTGTCGCGTCTACGGCTTCAACCGTTGTATTGAACAGGAGGTTAATGCCTTTCTTGGTCAGTTCCTGGGCCACAGTTGTTCGGACATCTTCGTCAAAACCGCGCAAAAAAAGTTCGCCCCGGTAAACCAGTGTCGTGTCGACTCCCAAGCCTGACAGAATACTCGCGAACTCCACAGCAATGTAGCCACCACCCCAGACCACAGCCTTGGCTGGAAGAGTGTCTAGATAGAACATTTCGTTTGAGGAGACAATATGCTCTTTACCCGCGATGTCCGGAATATACGGCCAGCTACCGGTCGCAATAACGATGCGTTGGGTCTGGTAGACTGTATCGCCCACGGTTACTTCATTAGCCCCACTGATTGCCGCGCTGCCTTCAATCAGTGTGACGCCAGCGCTTTCAAGTAGGCGGCCGTATATCCCGTTGAGCCGATTGATTTCCTTGTCCTTGTTTTGGCGCAAGGTTTTCCAGCTGAACTGCCGATCTGAACTTTGCACGGTCCAGCCGTAACCTGCGGCGTCCTCAAGCGCCTCATGAATACTGGCGCCGTAAACGAGCAATTTCTTGGGCACACAGCCAACGTTAACGCACGTCCCGCCAAGGTAACGCGATTCCACAACAGCAACACGGGCCCCATAGCTCGCGGACATGCGGGCCAGGCGCACGCCCCCCGAGCCCGCACCTATGACGATCAGATCGTATTCCCTGGACTGGGTCATGGCCTCTCCTCGGCAATATAGACAATGAAACAGGGACGCGTCCGCCGGAATCCGGCCGAACACTAAGGGAGTATGCATGCAGAGGCAATGGTAGCGGCTCGCGGCGCGGGTCGCTACCCAGGGAGAGAATAGCTAGGAGGACAACGTAATCCGAACATTAACCCGGCCGGGCTCGCCAGCGCGGTCGATAGCTGCCTGATCGACAACGATACCGTATTGCTCGGCCAGTGTTTCGAGCCATCTCGCAACGTCGTCAAAGGCGCTATTGTCCAGCCATATGCGCATTTTGTCCTCGCCACTGGGCTCGAAGCGCTGGAGTGAAAGACCGGCTTCCTGCGCACTGACCGTGACTGTACTCATCAATGAGCGGCTGTCGTCTACTCGCTGTGCAGGAGAATTCTGGCCGCTGCTGACCAACTGCCTGGCCTGCTCAAGGTTAACCTCCAGCCATGCTGCGGCCTCAGCCGCGGCTTTGGCTCTCGCTTCGGCATCTTCGCTGTACTGATGAGCAGGACGCCAGATCAGAAAGATCACCACCACGATCGCCAGAGCCACGGCCAGCAACTGAACCGCGCGTTGGTCCCTGCGCGGGAGGTGATCGTACGCCGAGCTTAATTTCTGCAAAGCGGGAGAGCGCATTAGAGATTTCAACATTTAACCCCCCGATACCGTCAGGCGACCACGTGAGCCAGACTTTTCATTGACCACAGAGCCGATCTGCGCTTGCAGGCCGACCTGCTCAAGGCCACTTTTGAGGCTGTCCAGACGACCAAATTCGTCAGCCCGCACGTCAATACGCAGTTGGCCCTGCTGGCGGGAGTAATTGATCGAGTCGAACTGGGTCTGATTTCGCCCAGGCATGACCGAGTACTGATATCCGGCATGCTGCATCAGCGTCAGGAACTCCAGATTACTCCCGCCACTGTCATTGGCTGCGAGCCTTGATCTTAGCCTGCGTTCGAGATTAGCGGCTGTGAGCCCCGGTTCGTCAGGGAAAACCGAGCGGTAGGCATCCAGTGCCTGCGCTTCGAGCTGCTCCGCCTGTGACTCGTAATAGAATCCCTGCCCCAGCTCTATGCCAACCTGCAGTACAAACCACACTGCGGCAACCGCCGCTACTGCACGCCACTGTTTCCAGACAGAGGCGCGGCCACTATCGGGCTCGAATTTGCCCTGGCACAGATTAACGGCATCTTCGATGCCACCATGGTGCGCATGGGCGAGCAGCGCCGCGGTACTGATAGTCAGCACTTCCCGGCTCACTGTCACACCGGGCTCCTGCTCCATCGCTGCCAGAGCCACGCGTTGCGCTTCGAGCGCGTCCTCCTTGCCATAGACCCTGATGGTGCGCTCAATAAGTACAGCTTCGTCGGACTGAAGTGCCTGATGCAGAAGTGCGTCGACAAAAAGCGCAAGCCCTTCAGCAGGAATACGGAACCAGCCCCCCTGTGCAACGCGAATGAGCGCTTCATCTGCCTGAACGACAATGGCCAACTGGGCGTCGCCGAGGGGAACCAGATCTGCATCGGGATAGACGCCGGCGAGTACCGTTCCCTTCCAGGAATCCAGTCGCGCCGTCCAGACATCCATCTCCCTATTATCGATAGCCCCTACATCCCAGTTATCGCCCCGGCGCTGCCCGAGGGCAAGATGCAGTGTTTCAATCTCCTGGGCTAGCTGCTCTTCGACCGCGAAGGGCAAGGCCTGCCTGATATAGCGCAGCTGTTTGGCCGGAATATGAGCCTGGCAATAGCTGACCAGATGGGCGGGCAAGAGCCCAATGAGACGGACCTGACTGACATCGTTCTGGGCAAGTACCTGCTCGATATCGGCTTGTGGCTGCTGCTCCCCCTGGGCGGCCGCGACACCGCCAGAGTCCAGGAGGACCCAGTCGTAATGCCAGCTCTCACCGCCCTCACCGGAGGGCAACAGGGCGACGGGATGAACATAAAGTCGGTAGGACATAGCGCGTAATCCTGGTGCTGCCGAGACTGTTTTGCGGCCCGAACCGCCAGCGTTACTCTTCGGCGGTTACTCTTTCTTTAGTTATAATAGTATCTTCGCCAGCGTCCCGCGAAATGACAGACAGCTTGCCATCATCGCCTCGGTAAAGCGAGGAGACGAGCTTGTAAGTGCGGTCTGCGACACTAACCTGAGTCGCGACGTCAAAAAAGGACGTTCTGACGCTTAAGCCGTCTTGCGTCAGGCCCAACGCTGCAAGCTCATCCCTTGCGAGGAAATCTGTAACGTTTGCGAAGGGCTCGGCTTCCCTGGCTTCTATCAGCGACTCCGCCTTTGCTTCGGTAATCTCCGGGTGGAAGCTGCGTAACACCGCAAGCGGTGCCATATTGATGTTCAACCCCTCTGCACCGGGCGGCAATGCGGTAACATTCGGTGCCAGAGCAGCGTAGTCTTCCACAGTCATCGGCCCAAGTAGCCGCAGCTCGCTCACATCCACAAAGTAACGGTTGGCAGCCCGATACGGTGGGTCGAGACTCAGATAGGTCCCATCCTCAGCCCCATACGCACCACTCGGTTCTTCGTTGGCGTCGATCCAGTCTATAACCTGCTCTACCTTCAGCGAAGTAACCTCCAACACTTCCAGTAAGCGCACAAATCGTTCCTTCGCCAGTATGTTGACCTGACCTTCCGGATTGACGATACCATTGAGATTCAGCAGGCCCTGGCGATCATTGACCTGAACCTCAACCACGCCTGAGGCAACTGGCAGCGTGGCTGCGTACTGCGCCCAGAACTCAGTCGGGTGATCGACAAAAGCGTTTTCGTTTCTGTCTTCTTCCCAGTCGCGGT is part of the Hydrocarboniclastica marina genome and encodes:
- a CDS encoding ferritin-like domain-containing protein codes for the protein MENTDHLGMNKTGVDMAPRLTKAMLKGNDLFSVGPVSAADMAAIRNSYISLNTPVGSVPVPGTFKGVLTSGKEKLTGHSPEILINKLGERLAFERTGVRLYDALIMKCEADQSSPGGKIISVSLLKQFRDEEAEHFLMVKEVMDSIGADPTAQTPDADAAALSSLGITKVLTEPRTSLSQCLEAILTAEMTDNGAWELLVELCEEMGLTDTASEFRRAVAQEEIHLKQIKAWLRELTLGEAGV
- the gorA gene encoding glutathione-disulfide reductase, whose protein sequence is MTQSREYDLIVIGAGSGGVRLARMSASYGARVAVVESRYLGGTCVNVGCVPKKLLVYGASIHEALEDAAGYGWTVQSSDRQFSWKTLRQNKDKEINRLNGIYGRLLESAGVTLIEGSAAISGANEVTVGDTVYQTQRIVIATGSWPYIPDIAGKEHIVSSNEMFYLDTLPAKAVVWGGGYIAVEFASILSGLGVDTTLVYRGELFLRGFDEDVRTTVAQELTKKGINLLFNTTVEAVDATDAGGYVVQLSDGETLETGLIMAATGRRPLTEGLGLEAVGVATAENGAIQVDNAFQTSVPTIYALGDVIGTPQLTPVAINQAMVLARNLFDSGSGVMDYEYIPTAVFCHPNIGTVGMTEDEAREAYGELRIYRTQFRPMKHTLSGRDERTMMKLIVDDDSDRVVGAHMVGPDAGEIIQGIAVALKAGATKAIFDSTVGIHPTSAEEFVTMREAVQ
- the gspM gene encoding type II secretion system protein GspM, encoding MLKSLMRSPALQKLSSAYDHLPRRDQRAVQLLAVALAIVVVIFLIWRPAHQYSEDAEARAKAAAEAAAWLEVNLEQARQLVSSGQNSPAQRVDDSRSLMSTVTVSAQEAGLSLQRFEPSGEDKMRIWLDNSAFDDVARWLETLAEQYGIVVDQAAIDRAGEPGRVNVRITLSS
- the gspL gene encoding type II secretion system protein GspL: MSYRLYVHPVALLPSGEGGESWHYDWVLLDSGGVAAAQGEQQPQADIEQVLAQNDVSQVRLIGLLPAHLVSYCQAHIPAKQLRYIRQALPFAVEEQLAQEIETLHLALGQRRGDNWDVGAIDNREMDVWTARLDSWKGTVLAGVYPDADLVPLGDAQLAIVVQADEALIRVAQGGWFRIPAEGLALFVDALLHQALQSDEAVLIERTIRVYGKEDALEAQRVALAAMEQEPGVTVSREVLTISTAALLAHAHHGGIEDAVNLCQGKFEPDSGRASVWKQWRAVAAVAAVWFVLQVGIELGQGFYYESQAEQLEAQALDAYRSVFPDEPGLTAANLERRLRSRLAANDSGGSNLEFLTLMQHAGYQYSVMPGRNQTQFDSINYSRQQGQLRIDVRADEFGRLDSLKSGLEQVGLQAQIGSVVNEKSGSRGRLTVSGG
- the gspK gene encoding type II secretion system minor pseudopilin GspK, yielding MSRLPRRQRGVALIMVLLAAALATALAGGMMSRQSLMIERASHHLGQQQARSLALGAEVFAKQTLYRDWEEDRNENAFVDHPTEFWAQYAATLPVASGVVEVQVNDRQGLLNLNGIVNPEGQVNILAKERFVRLLEVLEVTSLKVEQVIDWIDANEEPSGAYGAEDGTYLSLDPPYRAANRYFVDVSELRLLGPMTVEDYAALAPNVTALPPGAEGLNINMAPLAVLRSFHPEITEAKAESLIEAREAEPFANVTDFLARDELAALGLTQDGLSVRTSFFDVATQVSVADRTYKLVSSLYRGDDGKLSVISRDAGEDTIITKERVTAEE